A window of Amycolatopsis australiensis contains these coding sequences:
- a CDS encoding Lrp/AsnC family transcriptional regulator, which yields MPETIDEIDARLLRALGEDPRSTAVALAERLGLSRNTVQARLVRLERRGVLGSFERRIDPARLGYPLRAFVNAQVDQRRLAEIADALATIPEVTEVCGLTGASDLMVQVVAVDADDLYRVAGHILASPGVERTNISLVMRELVPYRLTPLLDRVHSAQPDA from the coding sequence GTGCCGGAAACCATCGACGAGATCGACGCGCGCCTGCTGCGGGCGCTGGGCGAAGACCCGCGGTCCACGGCCGTGGCGCTGGCCGAGCGGCTGGGCCTGTCCCGGAACACGGTGCAGGCCCGGCTCGTGCGCCTGGAGCGGCGCGGCGTGCTCGGGTCGTTCGAGCGCCGGATCGACCCCGCGCGGCTGGGCTACCCGCTGCGGGCGTTCGTCAACGCGCAAGTCGACCAGCGGCGCCTCGCCGAGATCGCCGACGCGCTCGCCACCATCCCGGAGGTCACCGAGGTGTGCGGGCTGACCGGGGCGAGCGACCTGATGGTCCAGGTCGTCGCCGTCGACGCCGACGACCTCTACCGCGTCGCCGGGCACATCCTCGCCTCGCCCGGCGTCGAGCGGACGAACATCTCGCTCGTCATGCGCGAGCTGGTCCCGTACCGGCTGACCCCCCTGCTGGACCGCGTGCATTCTGCGCAGCCGGACGCCTGA
- a CDS encoding ABC transporter substrate-binding protein, with amino-acid sequence MRPKWTPMAAVLAAVTLLAACGQPEKPGSSGAGDREVATGGRLFSTADTETAKFGADAGPGVFPRTVTHALGKTKLEKKPARVVVLDSGELDDVLALGVTPVGMATTAGQSGVPSYLADRVKGIPAIGDINNLDLEQIAALAPDLIVGSKLRANDLYPQLSKIAPTVFGIRPGFPWKENLLLVGAALGDESKAVGLLNDYQKRADEVKAAVKGTPKISLLRFMSGNIRLYGNLSFIGVILKDVGLARPANQNIDELAAQISKERIDEADADWIFYSSYGAGPSADEKAVTSSGLWAGLNAVKAKHAIPVADEVWFLGLGPIGAMKVLDDLKKYLG; translated from the coding sequence ATGCGTCCTAAGTGGACACCCATGGCCGCCGTCCTCGCGGCCGTCACGCTCCTCGCCGCCTGCGGGCAGCCGGAGAAGCCGGGCAGCTCCGGTGCCGGCGACCGGGAAGTCGCCACCGGCGGCCGGCTGTTCTCGACCGCGGACACCGAGACGGCGAAGTTCGGCGCCGACGCCGGACCCGGCGTCTTCCCGCGCACGGTCACCCACGCGCTGGGCAAGACGAAGCTGGAGAAGAAGCCCGCGCGGGTCGTGGTGCTCGACAGCGGCGAACTCGACGACGTCCTCGCGCTCGGCGTCACCCCGGTCGGCATGGCCACCACCGCCGGGCAGAGCGGCGTGCCGTCCTACCTCGCCGACCGCGTCAAGGGCATCCCGGCGATCGGGGACATCAACAACCTCGACCTCGAGCAGATCGCGGCGCTGGCACCGGACCTGATCGTCGGCAGCAAGCTGCGCGCCAACGACCTCTACCCGCAGCTGTCGAAGATCGCGCCGACGGTGTTCGGCATCCGGCCGGGGTTCCCGTGGAAGGAGAACCTGCTGCTGGTGGGCGCCGCGCTCGGCGACGAGTCGAAGGCCGTCGGGCTGCTGAACGACTACCAGAAGCGGGCCGACGAGGTGAAGGCCGCGGTCAAGGGCACGCCGAAGATCTCGCTGCTGCGGTTCATGTCCGGCAACATCCGCCTCTACGGCAACCTGTCCTTCATCGGCGTGATCCTCAAGGACGTCGGCCTCGCGCGGCCGGCGAACCAGAACATCGACGAGCTGGCCGCGCAGATCTCGAAGGAGCGCATCGACGAGGCCGACGCCGACTGGATCTTCTACTCCAGTTACGGCGCCGGTCCCAGCGCGGACGAGAAGGCGGTCACGAGCAGCGGGCTGTGGGCCGGGCTGAACGCGGTCAAGGCGAAGCACGCGATTCCCGTCGCCGACGAGGTCTGGTTCCTCGGCCTCGGCCCGATCGGGGCGATGAAGGTCCTCGACGACCTGAAGAAGTACCTGGGCTGA
- a CDS encoding ABC transporter ATP-binding protein, with product MTLHTENLELGYGPLRVVKDLSVRIPEGKVTMIVGTNACGKSTLLRGLARLLTPAAGAVYLDGKAITTMRSKEVATVLGLLPQSPAAPDGITVADLVGRGRYPHQGVFRRWSAEDDEAVAKAMLATDTVELAGRPVDELSGGQRQRVWIAMALAQRTPLLLLDEPTTFLDIAHQVEVLDLLAELNAEDGRTIVVVLHDLNLAARYGDHLIAMKDGRIAAEGAPADILTAELVADVFGMPCQVIADPVSATPMVVPIGRRRTGTEGNPHAS from the coding sequence GTGACGCTGCACACCGAGAACCTCGAGCTGGGCTACGGCCCGCTGCGCGTGGTCAAGGACCTGTCCGTCCGCATCCCCGAAGGCAAGGTCACGATGATCGTCGGGACCAACGCCTGCGGGAAGTCGACGCTGCTGCGCGGCCTGGCCCGGCTGCTCACCCCGGCCGCCGGCGCCGTCTACCTCGACGGCAAGGCCATCACGACGATGCGCAGCAAGGAGGTCGCGACCGTGCTCGGCCTGCTGCCGCAATCGCCGGCCGCGCCCGACGGCATCACCGTCGCCGACCTCGTCGGCCGCGGCCGCTACCCGCACCAGGGCGTCTTCCGCCGCTGGAGCGCCGAAGACGACGAAGCCGTCGCGAAGGCGATGCTCGCCACCGACACCGTCGAGCTGGCCGGCCGGCCGGTCGACGAGCTGTCCGGCGGGCAGCGCCAGCGCGTCTGGATCGCCATGGCACTGGCCCAGCGGACGCCGCTGCTATTGCTCGACGAGCCCACGACGTTCCTCGACATCGCCCACCAGGTCGAAGTCCTCGACCTGCTGGCCGAGCTGAACGCCGAGGACGGCCGCACGATCGTCGTCGTCCTGCACGACCTCAACCTGGCCGCCCGCTACGGCGACCACCTGATCGCGATGAAGGACGGGCGGATCGCCGCCGAGGGCGCGCCCGCCGACATCCTCACCGCCGAACTCGTCGCCGACGTCTTCGGCATGCCCTGCCAGGTCATCGCAGACCCGGTCTCCGCCACCCCCATGGTCGTCCCGATCGGGCGCCGGCGGACCGGCACGGAAGGAAACCCCCATGCGTCCTAA
- a CDS encoding FecCD family ABC transporter permease, protein MSAVEVVVAARRRGAVRARTVSLTLLLLIVVVFAVSLAVGDFPVPLTDLPGLLFGDGAGRAAYVVTELRLPRALTGLLVGIAFGTSGALFQRLLRNPLASPDVIGVTQGASAAAVAAIVLFGAAGPVVSGAALAGALLAGATIYLLARRGGVHGYRLVLVGVGVGAVLTSVVSYLMTWADVTLAQQALVWLTGNLNGRGWDHVVPLAVALAVLLPAALGRSRVLTGLQLGDDTAAGLGLRVERSRVTLLLVAVALAAFATAAAGPVAFVAFVANPIATRLVGGARAGLVPAALTGALVVLLGDFAAQHLLGAQLPVGVVTGAVGAPYLLWLLATANRAGRV, encoded by the coding sequence GTGAGCGCCGTGGAAGTGGTCGTCGCCGCGCGGCGCCGGGGTGCGGTCCGGGCTCGCACGGTGTCGTTGACGCTGCTTCTGCTGATCGTGGTCGTCTTCGCGGTGTCCCTGGCGGTGGGCGACTTCCCGGTGCCGTTGACCGACCTCCCGGGCCTGCTCTTCGGTGACGGCGCCGGCCGCGCGGCCTACGTCGTCACCGAACTCCGGCTGCCGCGCGCGCTCACCGGCCTTCTCGTCGGCATCGCCTTCGGCACGTCCGGTGCGCTCTTCCAGCGTCTGCTGCGCAATCCACTCGCCAGCCCGGACGTCATCGGCGTGACGCAGGGCGCGAGTGCGGCCGCGGTCGCCGCCATCGTGCTCTTCGGCGCCGCCGGCCCGGTCGTCTCCGGCGCCGCGCTGGCCGGGGCGCTGCTGGCCGGCGCCACCATCTACCTGCTCGCCCGCCGCGGCGGGGTGCACGGCTACCGGCTCGTGCTCGTCGGCGTCGGGGTCGGTGCCGTGCTCACCAGCGTCGTCTCCTACCTCATGACCTGGGCCGACGTGACCCTCGCCCAGCAGGCCCTGGTCTGGCTCACCGGCAACCTCAACGGCCGCGGCTGGGACCACGTCGTCCCGCTCGCCGTCGCGCTCGCCGTGCTGCTGCCCGCCGCGCTGGGCCGAAGCCGGGTGCTGACCGGGCTGCAGCTCGGCGACGACACCGCCGCCGGGCTCGGGCTGCGCGTCGAACGCAGCCGCGTGACGTTGCTGCTGGTCGCCGTCGCGCTCGCCGCCTTCGCGACCGCCGCGGCGGGTCCCGTCGCGTTCGTCGCCTTCGTGGCCAACCCGATCGCGACCCGGCTCGTCGGCGGTGCCCGCGCCGGGCTCGTTCCCGCGGCACTGACCGGCGCGCTCGTCGTGCTGCTGGGCGACTTCGCGGCCCAGCACCTGCTCGGCGCCCAGCTGCCGGTCGGCGTCGTCACCGGCGCCGTGGGCGCGCCGTACCTGCTGTGGCTGCTGGCGACCGCGAACCGGGCCGGGCGAGTGTGA
- a CDS encoding FecCD family ABC transporter permease has product MRTRSLPLAAGLVVLTAAVAAAVLLSIAVGTRGLSPGTVLDALFHFAPGNPDHLVVRELRLPRTLAGVLAGVALGLSGAVIQGATRNPLADPGLLGVNAGAALFVVLGIGTFGIASVGGYVWFGFAGAAAAGAVVYGVSSLGRAGATPVKLALAGAAVTAALASVTSALLLTDQATFDQYRFWQAGSLTGRDAATITQAVPFVLVGVVLALVAARLLNALALGEDVARSLGQNVPAARLVCALAVVVLCGSATAIAGPIAFVGLTVPHAARLLTGPDHRWLLPYSALLAPLLLLVSDVLGRVVARPAEVQVGIITALVGAPVFVLLVRRRKVVAV; this is encoded by the coding sequence GTGCGGACCCGATCGCTCCCGCTCGCGGCCGGGCTGGTGGTCCTCACCGCGGCCGTGGCCGCCGCCGTGCTGCTCAGCATCGCCGTCGGCACGCGCGGGCTGAGCCCGGGCACCGTGCTGGACGCGTTGTTCCACTTCGCGCCGGGCAACCCCGACCACCTCGTCGTCCGCGAGCTCCGGCTCCCGCGCACGCTGGCCGGGGTGCTCGCCGGCGTCGCTCTCGGCCTGTCCGGCGCGGTCATCCAGGGCGCGACGCGCAACCCGCTGGCCGACCCCGGCCTGCTCGGCGTCAACGCGGGGGCCGCGCTCTTCGTGGTCCTCGGCATCGGCACCTTCGGGATCGCGAGCGTCGGCGGCTACGTCTGGTTCGGGTTCGCCGGCGCCGCGGCCGCCGGTGCGGTCGTCTACGGCGTCAGCTCGCTGGGCCGGGCCGGCGCGACGCCGGTCAAGCTGGCGCTGGCCGGCGCGGCGGTGACGGCGGCGCTGGCTTCGGTGACGAGCGCGCTGCTGCTGACCGACCAGGCGACGTTCGACCAGTACCGGTTCTGGCAGGCCGGCTCGCTGACCGGGCGGGACGCGGCGACGATCACGCAGGCGGTGCCGTTCGTCCTGGTCGGCGTGGTCCTCGCGCTGGTCGCCGCGCGCCTGCTCAACGCGCTGGCCCTCGGCGAGGACGTCGCGCGCTCACTCGGCCAGAACGTCCCGGCGGCGCGCCTGGTGTGCGCGCTGGCGGTGGTCGTGCTGTGCGGGTCGGCGACGGCGATCGCCGGGCCGATCGCGTTCGTCGGGCTGACCGTGCCGCACGCCGCGCGGCTGCTCACCGGGCCGGACCACCGGTGGCTGCTGCCGTATTCGGCGCTGCTGGCACCGCTGCTCCTGCTGGTGTCGGACGTGCTGGGCCGGGTGGTCGCCCGCCCGGCGGAGGTCCAGGTCGGGATCATCACGGCGCTCGTCGGCGCGCCGGTGTTCGTGCTTCTCGTGCGGCGCCGGAAGGTCGTGGCGGTGTGA